Proteins encoded in a region of the bacterium genome:
- the zwf gene encoding glucose-6-phosphate dehydrogenase, which translates to MSAGGDGGPRAGPRPRPSDHGAAGRARPGATLFVIAGTTGDLAARKLLPALYNLFVEEWLPDHFAAIGVGRGALDDEAFRRRARESVDQFSRRGRADEARWSALAPALTYLRGDLATPATTRALAAALAAAEQRWRTPAQRIFYLATPPGAVEPIVEGLAAAGLAAERARLVVEKPFGRDLGSARALTAALGRVFTERQIFRIDHYLGKDTVQNILALRFGNALYEPVWDRRYLDHVQITVAETVGVESRGAFYDATGALRDMVQNHLLQICCLIAMEPPVSFDADEVRNKTMDVLRAVRPLGDGAAAAVRGQYGPGTIDGAPVPGYRAEPGIPPDSGTETFAALRLFVDNWRWQGVPFYLRTGKRMPVKATEIVIQFQPAPHLPFPPATVEHWQPNRLILRIQPDEGVVLRFQAKRPGPVMHLDTADMRFDYGRAFGGEPPEAYETLLLDVMWGDATLFMRADQVEAAWSIVQPVLDAWQTVPSGGIATYPAGTWGPGAADTLPGRDGRAWQPPSITEEHADGP; encoded by the coding sequence GTGAGCGCGGGCGGCGACGGCGGGCCGCGGGCGGGTCCCCGCCCGCGCCCGTCCGATCACGGCGCCGCCGGGCGTGCCCGCCCCGGGGCCACGCTCTTCGTCATTGCCGGCACCACCGGGGATCTCGCGGCCCGCAAACTGCTTCCCGCGCTCTACAACCTGTTTGTCGAGGAGTGGCTGCCGGATCACTTCGCCGCGATCGGCGTCGGCCGCGGCGCGTTGGACGACGAGGCCTTCCGGCGGCGCGCGCGCGAAAGCGTGGACCAGTTTTCGCGGCGGGGACGGGCGGACGAGGCGCGCTGGAGCGCGCTCGCTCCAGCGCTCACGTACCTCCGCGGCGACCTCGCGACCCCCGCGACCACGCGGGCGCTGGCGGCGGCCCTCGCCGCGGCGGAACAGCGGTGGCGCACGCCGGCGCAGCGGATCTTTTACCTGGCGACGCCGCCGGGGGCGGTCGAACCGATCGTCGAAGGCCTCGCAGCCGCGGGATTGGCCGCGGAGCGGGCCCGCCTGGTGGTGGAAAAGCCGTTCGGGCGTGACCTCGGCTCGGCCCGCGCGCTGACCGCGGCACTCGGCCGCGTCTTCACCGAGCGGCAGATCTTCCGGATCGACCACTACCTCGGCAAAGACACGGTCCAGAACATCCTCGCCCTCCGGTTCGGCAATGCCCTCTACGAGCCGGTGTGGGACCGGCGGTATCTGGACCACGTGCAGATCACCGTCGCCGAGACCGTCGGCGTCGAGAGTCGCGGCGCGTTCTACGACGCGACCGGCGCGCTGCGCGACATGGTGCAGAACCACCTGCTGCAGATCTGCTGCCTGATCGCGATGGAGCCGCCGGTATCCTTCGACGCCGATGAGGTGCGGAACAAGACGATGGACGTGCTGCGGGCCGTGCGGCCGCTCGGCGACGGCGCCGCGGCCGCGGTGCGCGGCCAGTATGGGCCGGGCACGATTGACGGCGCGCCGGTGCCGGGATACCGCGCGGAGCCCGGCATCCCGCCCGACTCCGGCACGGAAACCTTTGCCGCCCTCCGGCTGTTCGTGGACAACTGGCGATGGCAGGGCGTCCCGTTCTACCTGCGGACCGGCAAGCGGATGCCGGTCAAAGCCACCGAGATCGTGATCCAGTTCCAGCCCGCGCCGCACCTGCCGTTTCCGCCGGCGACCGTCGAACACTGGCAGCCCAACCGGCTCATTCTGCGCATTCAGCCCGACGAGGGCGTTGTGCTGCGGTTCCAGGCGAAGCGCCCCGGACCCGTCATGCACCTCGATACGGCGGACATGCGGTTCGACTACGGCCGCGCGTTCGGCGGTGAACCGCCCGAAGCCTACGAGACGCTGCTGCTCGACGTCATGTGGGGCGATGCCACGCTGTTCATGCGCGCCGACCAGGTCGAGGCGGCCTGGTCGATCGTGCAGCCCGTGCTGGACGCCTGGCAGACCGTCCCGAGCGGAGGGATCGCCACCTATCCGGCGGGCACCTGGGGGCCCGGCGCCGCGGACACCCTGCCCGGCCGGGACGGGCGGGCCTGGCAGCCGCCGAGCATCACGGAGGAGCATGCCGATGGACCTTGA
- the fabG gene encoding 3-oxoacyl-ACP reductase FabG, translating to MDLELHGRRAVVTGANSGIGRAIALALAGEGARVCVNYVVAPDAAQAVVTEVAASGGTAIAARADVSDPGEVARMFADVERAWGGVDVLVNNAGIDGGRVAAWDQAPDAWRRVLEINLTGAYLCAREALRRMVPARRGVVLSLTSVHERIPWTGYSAYTASKAGLSMLTKTLAQEAAPAGVRVLALAPGAIQTPINRDVWSDPAQLQDLLTKIPMGRLGTPEEIARMVAVLVSDVAGYVTGTTLFVDGGMTLYPSFMRGG from the coding sequence ATGGACCTTGAGCTGCACGGCCGGCGCGCCGTCGTTACCGGCGCCAACTCCGGCATCGGCCGGGCGATCGCGCTCGCCCTCGCCGGCGAGGGGGCGCGCGTCTGCGTGAATTACGTCGTCGCCCCGGACGCGGCGCAGGCGGTGGTCACCGAGGTCGCGGCGTCCGGCGGCACGGCGATCGCCGCCCGGGCGGACGTCTCGGACCCGGGCGAGGTAGCGCGAATGTTCGCGGACGTCGAGCGTGCCTGGGGCGGCGTCGATGTGCTCGTCAACAACGCGGGCATCGACGGCGGGCGCGTCGCCGCGTGGGACCAGGCGCCGGATGCCTGGCGCCGGGTGCTCGAGATTAACCTCACCGGCGCCTACCTCTGCGCCCGCGAGGCCCTGCGTCGCATGGTGCCGGCGCGGCGCGGCGTGGTGCTGAGCCTGACGTCGGTGCACGAACGGATCCCGTGGACCGGGTACAGCGCCTACACGGCGAGCAAGGCCGGGCTCAGCATGCTCACGAAGACGCTGGCCCAAGAGGCGGCGCCGGCGGGCGTCCGGGTGCTGGCGCTCGCGCCCGGAGCCATCCAGACGCCGATCAACCGCGACGTGTGGAGCGATCCCGCGCAGTTGCAGGACCTGCTGACGAAAATCCCGATGGGGCGCCTCGGCACGCCCGAGGAGATCGCGCGGATGGTCGCGGTCCTGGTCTCCGACGTCGCCGGATACGTGACCGGGACGACGCTCTTCGTGGACGGGGGGATGACGCTGTACCCGTCGTTCATGCGCGGCGGATAG
- a CDS encoding ABC transporter permease: MLHRVLGSPATMTGVVLTCAFLATALLAPWIAPRDPIAPEIDAVLSPPSRAHLFGTDELGRDVLSRVVYGSRVSLQVGLVGVGIAAAAGIAGGLLAGFYGGLCDAALMRATDVLLAFPGILLAIAIVAALGPNLTNVMLAVGIGAIPVYARTVRGSTLAVRRMEYVEAARAAGATTGRLMIRHILRNITAPILVLATLGVGVNILIAAGLSYIGLGAQPPTPEWGAMLSGARQYLRDAWWTAVFPGLAITLTVVGMNLVGDGLRDILDPRLRI; encoded by the coding sequence GTGCTCCACCGCGTTCTCGGGAGTCCCGCGACGATGACCGGCGTGGTACTGACGTGCGCGTTTCTCGCGACGGCCCTGCTCGCACCCTGGATCGCGCCGCGCGACCCGATCGCACCCGAGATCGACGCCGTCCTGTCGCCGCCCTCCCGCGCCCATCTCTTCGGGACCGACGAGTTGGGCCGCGACGTGCTCAGCCGCGTCGTCTACGGGAGTCGCGTCTCGCTCCAGGTCGGCCTCGTCGGGGTGGGGATCGCCGCCGCCGCGGGCATCGCCGGCGGCCTGCTGGCGGGTTTTTACGGAGGCCTCTGCGACGCGGCGCTCATGCGCGCCACGGACGTGCTGCTCGCGTTTCCCGGCATTCTGCTCGCGATCGCGATCGTGGCGGCGCTCGGCCCCAACTTGACCAACGTCATGCTCGCCGTCGGCATCGGCGCCATCCCGGTGTATGCCCGCACCGTGCGCGGATCCACGCTGGCCGTGCGCCGGATGGAATACGTGGAAGCCGCGCGCGCGGCCGGCGCCACGACCGGCCGGCTGATGATCCGCCACATCCTCCGTAACATCACCGCGCCGATTCTGGTGCTCGCGACGCTCGGGGTCGGCGTGAACATTCTCATCGCCGCCGGCCTCTCCTACATCGGCCTCGGCGCGCAGCCGCCGACGCCGGAGTGGGGGGCGATGCTGAGCGGCGCCCGTCAGTACCTGCGCGACGCCTGGTGGACCGCCGTGTTTCCCGGCCTCGCGATTACACTGACCGTTGTCGGCATGAACCTCGTGGGCGACGGACTCCGGGACATCTTGGATCCGCGGCTCCGGATCTGA
- the nikB gene encoding nickel ABC transporter permease, translating to MLPFILRRLGAVLPVLLAVSVLVFLMSHLTPGDPATIMLGENASAAEVARLRQELGLDRPLAVQYGRYLANVLRGDLGRSIRSGRPVVREIAERFPSTLELTLAAMAVAAAGGVLLGALAAMSRGRVAEAFAMSASLIGISMPSFWLGLLLILAFGLALRWFPIAGGNEWQALVLPAVTLGAQAAAVLARLTRASLLEVLPSEFVRTARAKGASGARVLFRHALRNALIPVVTVMGVQFGTLLGGAVIVESVFARSGLGRFAVTAVQARDFPVIQGIVLFAAAVYALVNLAVDVAYLVLDPRITYE from the coding sequence ATGCTGCCGTTTATCCTCCGGCGCCTCGGCGCGGTGCTGCCGGTGCTGCTGGCGGTCTCCGTGCTCGTCTTCCTGATGAGCCACCTGACGCCCGGTGATCCGGCCACGATCATGCTCGGCGAAAACGCCTCGGCCGCGGAGGTGGCGCGACTCCGTCAGGAACTCGGCCTGGACCGTCCGCTCGCGGTGCAGTACGGCCGGTATCTCGCGAACGTCCTCCGTGGCGATCTCGGCCGTTCGATCCGCTCGGGGCGGCCGGTCGTGCGCGAGATCGCGGAGCGGTTTCCCTCGACGTTGGAGCTCACCCTGGCGGCGATGGCCGTCGCGGCCGCCGGGGGAGTGCTGCTCGGCGCCCTGGCGGCGATGAGCCGCGGCCGGGTGGCCGAGGCGTTCGCGATGAGCGCCTCGCTCATCGGAATCTCCATGCCGTCCTTCTGGCTGGGGCTGCTCCTGATCCTCGCGTTTGGGCTCGCACTGCGCTGGTTCCCGATCGCCGGGGGGAACGAGTGGCAGGCTCTTGTGCTGCCCGCGGTCACACTCGGCGCGCAGGCCGCCGCGGTGCTGGCGCGGCTCACCCGCGCGAGCCTGCTCGAGGTGCTGCCGAGCGAGTTCGTCCGGACCGCGCGGGCCAAAGGCGCCTCGGGCGCCCGCGTGCTGTTCCGCCACGCCCTGCGGAACGCCCTCATCCCCGTCGTCACGGTGATGGGCGTGCAGTTCGGCACGCTGCTCGGCGGCGCCGTGATCGTGGAATCCGTGTTCGCGCGGTCGGGCCTCGGCCGGTTTGCCGTCACCGCCGTGCAGGCCCGCGATTTCCCGGTGATCCAGGGCATCGTGCTGTTCGCCGCCGCGGTCTACGCCCTCGTGAACCTTGCCGTCGACGTGGCGTACCTCGTGTTGGATCCGCGGATCACATACGAATGA
- a CDS encoding ABC transporter substrate-binding protein: MRRTVAPVIALAVAAIGWGTTLYAQGQAGGSWTIAIPEEPDTLDPQKTGAAVAAAIFQLVGQPLLAHDFSNRVVAGLAESWTISGDGLVWTFRLKTGAMFQDGTPVTAQAVKASIERALAPETKSPVAKAQLGPVKAIEAVDARTLRLTLKEPFAPLLNNLTDPRLSPISVKAADAAGTGFGRAPVSDGPYKVKEWASGHHITLVRDPAFAWGPPYMHHGPAYIEQVTYRIITDSATQVAAFESGEVSQLGLPSHDVNRLLATKKYQIFKFLRKGVGLFLEFNVKREPWSDLRLRQAMNYAINKDVLVKVVLEGQGEPAYGPLPPSIWGYWPGIVAYAPHYDPAKAKRLFAEAGYAPGPDGVLQKGGRPLAFTLFSTPSDTSVRSAQLVQANLLSFGVKMDIQTFEFGTLLDRLKKGDQQAEFMGYTYNEPDIMYIWFDSANIGSGLNFSHDADPKLDALIDAARRATNPAKRAALYVDLQKYVVDQALWVPLWTNYNYIALQSVIKDARIHPDGYVFLGDAYLTKR; this comes from the coding sequence ATGCGGCGGACGGTTGCGCCGGTCATCGCGCTCGCGGTGGCCGCGATCGGATGGGGTACCACGCTGTATGCGCAGGGGCAGGCCGGCGGGAGCTGGACGATCGCGATCCCGGAGGAGCCGGATACCCTGGATCCGCAGAAGACCGGCGCCGCGGTCGCCGCCGCGATCTTCCAACTGGTCGGCCAGCCGCTCCTGGCGCATGACTTCAGCAACCGGGTCGTGGCCGGGCTCGCCGAGTCGTGGACGATCAGCGGCGACGGGCTGGTGTGGACGTTCCGGCTCAAGACGGGCGCGATGTTCCAGGACGGCACGCCGGTGACCGCCCAGGCCGTCAAGGCGTCGATCGAGCGCGCGCTCGCGCCGGAGACGAAGTCGCCGGTCGCGAAGGCGCAGCTCGGTCCCGTAAAGGCCATCGAGGCGGTGGATGCGCGGACGCTGCGCCTGACCCTCAAAGAGCCGTTCGCGCCGCTGCTCAACAACCTCACGGACCCGCGCCTGTCGCCGATCAGCGTCAAGGCGGCCGATGCCGCGGGGACCGGGTTCGGCCGCGCCCCGGTGAGCGACGGGCCGTACAAGGTGAAAGAATGGGCGTCGGGCCACCACATCACACTGGTGCGCGACCCGGCATTCGCCTGGGGGCCGCCGTACATGCACCACGGGCCGGCCTACATCGAGCAGGTCACGTACCGCATCATCACCGACTCGGCGACGCAGGTCGCGGCGTTCGAGAGCGGCGAGGTCAGTCAGTTGGGCCTGCCGTCGCACGACGTCAACCGGCTGCTCGCGACCAAGAAGTATCAGATCTTCAAGTTTCTGCGGAAGGGCGTGGGGCTGTTCCTGGAATTCAACGTCAAGCGCGAGCCGTGGAGCGACCTCCGGCTCCGCCAGGCGATGAATTATGCGATCAACAAGGACGTCCTGGTCAAGGTGGTGCTGGAAGGGCAGGGCGAGCCGGCGTACGGCCCGCTGCCGCCGTCCATCTGGGGCTACTGGCCCGGGATCGTTGCCTACGCACCCCACTATGATCCGGCCAAGGCCAAGCGGTTGTTCGCCGAAGCCGGCTACGCGCCCGGGCCGGACGGTGTGCTGCAGAAGGGCGGCCGGCCGCTCGCGTTCACGCTGTTCTCAACGCCGAGCGATACCTCCGTGCGCAGCGCGCAACTCGTGCAGGCCAATCTCCTCTCGTTCGGCGTCAAGATGGATATCCAGACCTTCGAGTTCGGCACCCTGCTGGACCGGCTGAAGAAGGGCGATCAGCAGGCCGAGTTCATGGGGTATACGTACAACGAGCCCGACATCATGTACATCTGGTTCGACTCGGCGAACATCGGCAGCGGGCTCAACTTCAGCCACGATGCCGATCCCAAGCTGGATGCGCTGATCGACGCGGCCCGGCGGGCCACGAACCCGGCGAAGCGCGCGGCGCTGTACGTCGACCTCCAGAAGTACGTCGTCGACCAGGCGCTGTGGGTCCCTCTGTGGACCAACTACAACTACATCGCGCTCCAGTCCGTCATCAAGGACGCCAGGATTCATCCGGACGGGTACGTGTTCCTCGGAGACGCCTACCTGACGAAGCGGTAG
- a CDS encoding RidA family protein, translating to MTRQAVFPSSRPRPASPYSPGIRFSNLVFTSGQVGADATGRVPADIRAQTQNCLDNLQAVLEAAGTDMAHALKATVFLTDINDFAAMNDVYRAAFPGDLPARSTVAVAALARPELKVEIELVAAIP from the coding sequence ATGACGCGTCAGGCCGTTTTCCCGTCCAGCCGTCCCCGTCCCGCTTCGCCGTACTCGCCCGGCATCCGGTTTAGCAACCTTGTCTTCACCTCCGGGCAGGTCGGCGCCGACGCGACGGGGCGCGTGCCGGCCGATATCCGGGCGCAGACGCAAAACTGCCTCGACAATCTGCAGGCGGTGCTCGAAGCGGCCGGAACCGACATGGCGCATGCGCTCAAGGCGACGGTGTTTTTGACGGACATCAACGACTTTGCGGCGATGAACGACGTCTACCGTGCCGCCTTCCCGGGTGATCTGCCCGCCCGCAGCACCGTCGCCGTCGCGGCACTGGCGCGGCCCGAGTTGAAAGTCGAGATCGAGCTGGTCGCCGCGATCCCCTAG
- a CDS encoding M20 family metallopeptidase — protein MSAADRGGEAAARGDASPYRAFADRHLDEILRDLEALVELESPTTEKAAVDRAPRHLAARFSEAAVAEIIWHPQRDFGDHFEARIGRGPRRVLLLGHVDTVWPLDTIERLPCRTDGDRITGPGSFDMKAGDVQGLWALRAVVERGAAADKTFVFFANTEEEVGSPTSRPIIERLAREAECVLVLEPSVGAEGAAKLWRKGVGIFRLEVQGVASHAGADPEKGRSAVLELAHQIVDLYAAVARPEEGTTLNVGLVQGGTRSNVVAATAEAHIDLRVRTVTEARRAERAMVERPSFVPGTTVRVTGGLNRPPMEETPASRRLYEVARRLAAAEGFGLPAGGTRGGSDGNFTAALGVPTLDGLGAVGDGGHAETEHVRRSAVAPRTAWFARLLAEL, from the coding sequence ATGAGCGCGGCGGACCGCGGCGGCGAGGCCGCGGCGCGCGGGGACGCGAGCCCCTACCGCGCCTTCGCCGACCGGCACCTCGACGAGATCCTGCGCGATCTGGAGGCCCTGGTCGAACTGGAGTCTCCGACCACGGAGAAGGCGGCGGTCGATCGTGCCCCGCGCCATCTCGCCGCGCGATTCTCCGAGGCCGCCGTGGCGGAGATCATCTGGCATCCGCAGCGCGACTTTGGGGATCACTTCGAGGCCCGGATCGGCCGCGGCCCCCGCCGCGTGCTTCTCCTCGGGCACGTCGACACCGTCTGGCCGCTCGACACGATCGAGCGCCTGCCGTGCCGCACCGACGGCGACCGGATCACCGGACCGGGATCGTTCGACATGAAGGCGGGGGACGTCCAGGGCCTCTGGGCGCTCCGCGCGGTCGTGGAGCGCGGCGCGGCGGCGGACAAGACGTTCGTCTTCTTCGCCAACACCGAGGAGGAAGTGGGGAGCCCGACGTCCCGCCCCATCATCGAGCGGCTGGCCCGCGAGGCGGAGTGCGTGCTCGTGCTTGAACCGTCGGTGGGTGCGGAAGGTGCGGCCAAACTCTGGCGGAAGGGCGTGGGGATCTTCCGCCTCGAGGTGCAGGGGGTCGCCAGCCACGCCGGCGCGGACCCGGAGAAGGGACGGAGCGCCGTGTTGGAGCTCGCGCACCAGATCGTGGACCTGTACGCGGCGGTGGCGCGTCCCGAAGAGGGCACGACGCTGAATGTGGGACTTGTCCAGGGCGGCACGCGATCCAACGTCGTCGCGGCGACCGCCGAGGCGCACATCGACCTGCGCGTCCGGACCGTTACGGAGGCCCGGCGTGCCGAGCGCGCGATGGTCGAGCGGCCGTCGTTTGTCCCGGGAACGACGGTCCGCGTGACCGGCGGGCTCAACCGGCCGCCGATGGAGGAGACGCCGGCATCGCGGCGGCTGTACGAGGTCGCGCGGCGGCTCGCGGCCGCGGAGGGATTTGGGCTGCCGGCGGGCGGGACCCGCGGCGGCAGCGACGGCAATTTTACGGCGGCCCTCGGCGTCCCGACGCTGGACGGCCTCGGGGCCGTCGGGGACGGCGGCCATGCCGAGACCGAACACGTGCGGCGTTCGGCCGTTGCGCCGCGGACCGCCTGGTTCGCGCGCCTGCTCGCCGAGTTGTAG
- a CDS encoding 2-dehydropantoate 2-reductase, which yields MQVTVVGAGAIGGTIGAHLVRAGHDVLLVDAAGDHVEAINRDGLRLEGRETLTVRVPAVTPAGLAERLGNRRLGTVMLAVKAQHTEGALDMVAPLLGPDGYVVSMQNGLNERGIAARIGTRRTVGAFINFGADYHAPGLIMYGGPGALYLGELDGSLTPRVHALAEVMRTAFLPNTTVTRNIWGYLWGKMGYASMLFGTAVVDATMADVLGDPANEALLADLAGEVTRVADAEEVRCEGFDGYDPDAVRFRAPRDWAGIRRSLAAMVEHNRGSLKQKSGIWRDLVVRRRRTEVDSQIGEVVGIGRTHGLDLPLNVRLVEMIHDLEAGRRMMRPENLADLRRLDAAVYGGGGPA from the coding sequence ATGCAGGTCACCGTCGTCGGCGCGGGCGCCATCGGCGGAACCATCGGCGCGCACCTCGTGCGGGCCGGGCACGACGTGCTGCTCGTCGATGCCGCGGGGGACCACGTCGAGGCCATCAACCGCGACGGGCTGCGCCTCGAGGGGCGCGAGACCCTGACCGTCCGGGTGCCCGCGGTGACGCCGGCCGGGCTGGCCGAGCGGCTGGGGAACCGCCGGTTGGGGACTGTGATGCTGGCGGTCAAGGCCCAGCATACCGAGGGTGCGCTCGACATGGTGGCGCCGCTGCTCGGTCCGGACGGGTACGTCGTCTCCATGCAGAACGGCCTCAACGAGCGCGGCATCGCCGCGCGGATCGGTACCCGGCGGACCGTCGGGGCGTTCATCAACTTCGGCGCGGACTATCACGCTCCGGGCCTGATCATGTACGGCGGCCCGGGGGCCCTCTACCTCGGTGAGCTCGACGGGAGCCTCACGCCGCGAGTCCACGCCCTCGCCGAGGTGATGCGAACTGCCTTTTTGCCGAACACGACCGTCACCCGCAACATCTGGGGCTACCTGTGGGGCAAGATGGGCTACGCGTCCATGCTCTTCGGGACGGCGGTCGTGGACGCGACGATGGCCGACGTGCTCGGCGATCCGGCCAACGAGGCGCTGCTGGCCGATCTCGCCGGCGAGGTCACCCGCGTAGCGGACGCCGAGGAGGTGCGGTGCGAAGGGTTCGACGGCTACGACCCGGACGCCGTGCGCTTCCGGGCGCCGCGCGACTGGGCGGGGATCCGCCGCAGTCTCGCCGCGATGGTCGAGCACAACCGCGGCTCGCTCAAGCAGAAGAGCGGCATCTGGCGCGATCTCGTCGTGCGGCGCCGGCGCACCGAGGTCGACTCCCAGATCGGCGAGGTGGTCGGGATCGGGCGGACGCACGGGCTGGACCTGCCGCTCAACGTCCGTCTCGTCGAGATGATCCACGATCTGGAAGCCGGCCGGCGAATGATGCGGCCGGAGAACCTGGCCGACCTCCGCCGCCTCGATGCGGCGGTGTACGGCGGCGGGGGTCCGGCATGA
- a CDS encoding gamma-glutamyltransferase family protein, which translates to MSGEGSGHTTYATRFGLRPVAYGRRGVVATANPLATMAGIRMVAEGGNAVDAVVAAAAAVGVVEPYMSGLAGCGTLMLTRPGAVPKALVFLGRAPAAATAERFAGGLPDVGYEGACVPGNLAGWARVLAEHGTMPLARVLEPAIEYAEHGVPFTPFDEMMFRESAPRLTQEGVATYLHDGAVPRPGTLLVQPDLAATLRRIGAEGPGYLYEGPLGWAIGALMRERGGLLSGQDLREYPESLHWADPLALAYRGVTVYAPPPPTSAVQVLATLGILERFHLAATEHLGPEHIGLVAEASRLARLDTDRYVGDPDAADIPVDRMLAADHLEALGREVEARRGEAGSAPASGAGVTGSTTHLAAADSSGLAVNLTHSLGHGFGCGVVVPGTGVCLNNAMHWFSNRAGHPNRIAPGKRHEWPIAPVHLYRDGRFWATIGTPGSYGILVTTVQVLVNLIDFGLNLQDAIGAPRFRWIDDVADPLPARALRVESRMPEATRAALGRRGYGVDTLGPWSMRVGGVQAVLADPDTGWLAGAADPRRNGYAVAW; encoded by the coding sequence ATGAGTGGTGAGGGATCAGGGCACACGACGTACGCCACGCGGTTCGGACTGCGGCCGGTGGCCTACGGCCGCCGCGGCGTGGTCGCGACGGCGAACCCGCTGGCGACCATGGCGGGCATCCGCATGGTCGCCGAGGGCGGCAACGCGGTCGACGCCGTCGTCGCGGCGGCGGCAGCCGTGGGCGTCGTGGAACCCTACATGTCGGGGCTCGCCGGGTGCGGCACCCTCATGCTGACGCGCCCGGGAGCGGTGCCGAAGGCGCTGGTGTTTCTCGGCCGCGCGCCGGCGGCCGCCACCGCCGAGCGGTTTGCCGGCGGGCTGCCGGACGTGGGGTATGAGGGCGCCTGCGTCCCGGGCAACCTCGCCGGCTGGGCGCGGGTGCTCGCCGAGCACGGCACGATGCCGCTCGCGCGGGTCCTGGAGCCGGCCATCGAGTACGCGGAGCACGGCGTCCCATTCACCCCGTTCGATGAGATGATGTTTCGCGAAAGCGCGCCGCGGCTCACGCAGGAGGGGGTGGCGACGTACCTGCACGACGGGGCGGTCCCCCGCCCGGGCACCCTCCTGGTGCAGCCGGATCTTGCCGCGACGCTGCGGAGGATCGGCGCGGAGGGGCCGGGGTATCTGTACGAGGGACCGCTGGGCTGGGCCATCGGCGCGCTGATGCGCGAGCGCGGGGGACTGCTGAGCGGGCAGGATCTGCGGGAGTATCCCGAGTCGCTGCACTGGGCCGATCCGCTCGCACTGGCGTATCGCGGCGTCACCGTCTACGCGCCGCCGCCGCCGACGAGCGCCGTTCAGGTGCTCGCCACCCTTGGGATCTTGGAGCGGTTCCACCTGGCCGCAACGGAGCATCTCGGGCCGGAGCACATCGGGCTCGTGGCCGAGGCGTCGCGCCTGGCCCGGCTGGATACCGATCGGTACGTCGGTGATCCCGATGCCGCCGACATCCCCGTGGACCGGATGCTGGCGGCGGACCATCTCGAGGCGTTGGGCCGCGAAGTGGAGGCCCGCCGCGGGGAGGCGGGATCGGCGCCGGCCTCGGGAGCAGGCGTCACCGGCTCGACGACGCACCTGGCTGCGGCGGACAGCAGCGGATTGGCCGTCAACCTGACGCACAGTCTCGGTCACGGCTTCGGCTGCGGCGTGGTCGTGCCGGGCACCGGCGTATGTCTCAACAACGCCATGCACTGGTTCTCCAACCGGGCCGGCCATCCCAACCGGATCGCGCCCGGCAAGCGGCACGAGTGGCCGATCGCGCCGGTGCATCTCTACCGCGACGGCCGTTTCTGGGCGACCATCGGCACGCCGGGGTCGTACGGCATTCTCGTCACGACCGTCCAGGTGCTGGTGAACCTCATCGACTTCGGGCTCAACCTGCAGGACGCGATCGGCGCGCCGCGTTTTCGATGGATCGACGACGTGGCCGATCCGCTGCCCGCGCGCGCGCTGCGCGTCGAGTCGCGGATGCCGGAGGCGACGCGTGCGGCCCTGGGGCGGCGCGGCTACGGCGTCGACACGCTCGGCCCGTGGTCGATGCGCGTCGGCGGCGTGCAGGCCGTGCTCGCGGATCCCGATACCGGCTGGCTCGCCGGCGCGGCGGATCCGCGGCGGAACGGGTACGCGGTGGCGTGGTGA